One Triticum dicoccoides isolate Atlit2015 ecotype Zavitan chromosome 4B, WEW_v2.0, whole genome shotgun sequence genomic window carries:
- the LOC119295958 gene encoding 6-phosphofructo-2-kinase/fructose-2,6-bisphosphatase-like, whose amino-acid sequence MSFVGSVCRFFLSDNQEGIEACNEVVALAMEDMIEWMHGGGQLGIFDATNSTRKRRYMLMKMAEGNCKIIFLETICNDQNIIERNVCLKI is encoded by the exons ATGAG TTTCGTTGGTTCAGTCTGCAGATTTTTTCTATCTGATAACCAAGAGGGGATCGAGGCATGTAATGAG GTGGTTGCTTTAGCAATGGAAGACATGATAGAATGGATGCACGGAGGAGGTCAG CTTGGTATATTTGATGCAACAAACAGCACAAGGAAAAGAAGATATATGCTAATGAAGATGGCTGAAGGGAACTGCAAG ATAATATTTCTGGAGACAATATGTAATGATCAAAACATAATCGAAAGGAATGTATGCCTGAAAATTTAG
- the LOC119295957 gene encoding CDK5RAP1-like protein → MAAPPALLTAARLGRGLGLLASVRYYGAIPVPFSVSSPRRRLPAPPPRHVSSSVRRLAATAVSEPQTDSESGTATVRKGRIYHETYGCQMNVNDMEIVLSIMKKEGYNDIVPDPESAEIIFINTCAIRDNAEQKVWQRLNYFWFLKRQWKANVAGGRSKSLRPPKIAVLGCMAERLKEKILVSDKMVDVVCGPDAYRDLPRLLQEVDYGQKGINTLLSLEETYADITPVRISDNSVTAFVSIMRGCNNMCSFCIVPFTRGRERSRPVSSVVREVGELWDAGVKEVMLLGQNVNSYNDTSEVEELEPGKNWQLSEGFSSRCKVKNMGLRFADLLDQLSLEYPEMRFRFTSPHPKDFPDELLYLMRDRYNICKLIHLPAQSGSTEVLERMKRGYTREAYLELVQKIRNVIPDVGLSSDFISGFCGETEDDHADTLSLVRDVGYDMAYMFAYSMREKTRAHRNYEDDVPNDVKQRRLAELINTFRETTRKIYDSQVGTTQVVLVEGPNKRAPETELFGKTDRGHRVSFTSLPVPHTSEGDGARKPVFGDFVEVKILRSSTASLSGEPIARTSLGMYCKNHASDAHVVGA, encoded by the exons ATGGCGGCGCCGCCCGCCCTCCTCACCGCCGCCCGCCTCGGCCGTGGCCTCGGCCTCCTAGCCTCCGTACGCTACTACGGCGCTATCCCTGTTCCATTTTCCGTCTCCTCCCCACGGCGCCGGCTCCCGGCCCCGCCCCCTCGCCACGTCAGCAGCTCTGTCCGCCGCCTGGCCGCCACGGCCGTCTCTGAGCCCCAGACGGA TTCAGAGTCTGGTACAGCGACAGTAAGGAAGGGGCGCATCTACCATGAAACGTACGGGTGCCAGATGAATGTAAACGATATGGAGATTGTGCTGTCTATCATGAAAAAAGAAGGGTACAATGACATTGTTCCTGACCCTGAGAGTGCAGAGATAATATTTATCAACACCTGTGCGATTCGTGACAATGCAGAGCAGAAAGTTTGGCAGCGGCTCAACTACTTTTGGTTCCTGAAAAGGCAATGGAAAGCTAATGTTGCTGGAGGTAGATCGAAGTCTCTGCGTCCTCCTAAGATTGCTGTTCTCGGGTGCATGGCAGAGCGACTGAAGGAGAAAATACTCGTCTCTGATAAGATGGTTGATGTTGTATGTGGTCCGGATGCGTACAGGGACTTGCCTAGGTTGCTGCAGGAAGTCGATTATGGGCAGAAGGGTATCAACACACTCCTCTCACTGGAGGAGACTTATGCTGACATCACCCCAGTTAGGATTTCCGACAATTCGGTTACGGCGTTCGTGTCAATTATGAGGGGTTGTAACAATATGTGCTCGTTTTGCATTGTTCCCTTCACTAGAGGCAGGGAGAGGTCACGCCCAGTATCTTCTGTTGTCCGAGAAGTTGGTGAGCTATGGGATGCTGGCGTAAAAGAAGTAATGCTTCTTGGTCAGAATGTAAACAGTTATAATGATACTTCTGAAGTTGAGGAGTTGGAGCCTGGTAAAAACTGGCAGCTCAGCGAAGGATTTTCCAGCAGGTGCAAAGTGAAGAATATGGGGTTGCGTTTTGCCGATCTCCTGGATCAGTTGTCTCTGGAATACCCTGAGATGCGATTCAGGTTTACCTCTCCACAtccaaaggattttcctgatgagcTGCTATATTTGATGCGGGATAGGTACAACATTTGCAAACTTATTCACTTGCCTGCACAATCAGGCAGCACAGAGGTGCTGGAACGAATGAAGCGGGGTTATACTCGAGAAGCATATTTGGAGCTTGTGCAGAAAATCCGTAATGTCATTCCAGATGTTGGGCTAAGCAGTGATTTCATAAGTG GCTTTTGTGGAGAGACAGAAGATGACCATGCCGACACTCTTAGCCTTGTAAGGGATGTTGGATATGATATGGCTTACATGTTTGCATATAGCATGAGAGAGAAGACCCGTGCTCATCGGAATTATGAGGATGATGTCCCCAATGATGTTAAGCAGAGGAGACTTGCAGAACTGATCAACACCTTCCGTGAGACCACAAGAAAGATCTACGATTCTCAGGTTGGTACCACACAAGTAGTTCTAGTCGAGGGACCCAATAAGCGAGCTCCTGAAACAGAGCTGTTTGGGAAAACTGACCGGGGGCACAGGGTTTCGTTTACTAGTCTCCCTGTACCACATACATCTGAAGGTGACGGAGCTCGTAAGCCAGTGTTTGGTGACTTTGTTGAGGTAAAAATTCTCAGGTCGTCGACAGCATCGTTATCTGGAGAGCCAATTGCACGCACAAGCTTGGGCATGTACTGCAAGAATCATGCATCTGACGCACATGTTGTTGGTGCATAA